Proteins found in one Cyprinus carpio isolate SPL01 chromosome B10, ASM1834038v1, whole genome shotgun sequence genomic segment:
- the LOC109107493 gene encoding calsenilin-like isoform X2 — MRARLNNISTFVYLIIKTDNLNIMQADGQKGVDGGLLPDANGRDGDPSGQKESDGKWQKPRISRKSLMKCCLVKWIIASAAPQGSNSADSDLELAMVRHQPEGLEQLQAQTKFTRKELQSLYRGFKNECPSGLVDEETFKSIYSQFFPQGDATTYAHFLFNAFDMDRNGSIRFEDFVIGLSVLLRGSVTEKLRWAFNLYDINKDGYITKEEMLAIMKSIYDMMGRYTFPCVKDDAAFEHVEKFFQKMDRNRDGVVTIDEFIETCQKDENIMSSMQLFENVI, encoded by the exons GCAGATGGACAGAAGGGCGTCGATGGAGGTCTGCTGCCTGATGCCAACGGTCGGGACGGGGACCCCAGCGGGCAGAAGGAGAGCGACGGGAAGTGGCAGAAGCCGCGTATCTCCCGCAAGTCCCTCATGAAATGCTGTCTGGTCAAATGGATCATCGCCAGTGCGGCGCCCCAGGGCTCAA ACAGCGCTGACAGTGATCTGGAGTTGGCCATGGTGCGGCATCAGCCGGAGGGCTTGGAGCAGCTCCAGGCTCAGACCAAGTTCACTAGGAAGGAGCTGCAGTCGCTCTACAGAGGCTTCAAAAAC GAGTGTCCAAGCGGATTGGTGGATGAGGAGACATTTAAATCGATCTATTCCCAGTTCTTCCCTCAAGGAG ATGCAACTACATACGCACACTTTCTTTTCAATGCTTTTGACATGGACCGAAATGGCTCGATACGTTTTGAG gACTTTGTAATCGGCTTGTCTGTTCTGCTTCGAGGTTCTGTGACAGAGAAACTGAGGTGGGCCTTTAACCTGTATGATATTAATAAAGACGGCTACATCACCAAAGAG GAAATGCTGGCTATCATGAAGTCCATCTATGACATGATGGGCAGGTACACCTTTCCTTGTGTAAAAGACGATGCTGCTTTTGAACACGTGGAGAAATTCTTCCAG AAAATGGACCGAAACAGAGATGGTGTCGTAACCATAGATGAGTTCATAGAGACCTGTCAGAAG GACGAGAACATTATGAGCTCCATGCAGCTGTTTGAGAATGTCATCTAG
- the LOC109107493 gene encoding calsenilin-like isoform X3, whose amino-acid sequence MAIQGMELFAVAVVILLFIMVLKQFGITEPLSLDDSADSDLELAMVRHQPEGLEQLQAQTKFTRKELQSLYRGFKNECPSGLVDEETFKSIYSQFFPQGDATTYAHFLFNAFDMDRNGSIRFEDFVIGLSVLLRGSVTEKLRWAFNLYDINKDGYITKEEMLAIMKSIYDMMGRYTFPCVKDDAAFEHVEKFFQKMDRNRDGVVTIDEFIETCQKDENIMSSMQLFENVI is encoded by the exons ATGGCTATTCAGGGCATGGAGCTGTTTGCAGTTGCTGTAGTGATTCTTCTGTTTATAATGGTGCTCAAACAGTTTGGCATCACGGAGCCGCTGTCGCTGGACG ACAGCGCTGACAGTGATCTGGAGTTGGCCATGGTGCGGCATCAGCCGGAGGGCTTGGAGCAGCTCCAGGCTCAGACCAAGTTCACTAGGAAGGAGCTGCAGTCGCTCTACAGAGGCTTCAAAAAC GAGTGTCCAAGCGGATTGGTGGATGAGGAGACATTTAAATCGATCTATTCCCAGTTCTTCCCTCAAGGAG ATGCAACTACATACGCACACTTTCTTTTCAATGCTTTTGACATGGACCGAAATGGCTCGATACGTTTTGAG gACTTTGTAATCGGCTTGTCTGTTCTGCTTCGAGGTTCTGTGACAGAGAAACTGAGGTGGGCCTTTAACCTGTATGATATTAATAAAGACGGCTACATCACCAAAGAG GAAATGCTGGCTATCATGAAGTCCATCTATGACATGATGGGCAGGTACACCTTTCCTTGTGTAAAAGACGATGCTGCTTTTGAACACGTGGAGAAATTCTTCCAG AAAATGGACCGAAACAGAGATGGTGTCGTAACCATAGATGAGTTCATAGAGACCTGTCAGAAG GACGAGAACATTATGAGCTCCATGCAGCTGTTTGAGAATGTCATCTAG
- the LOC109107493 gene encoding calsenilin-like isoform X1, with protein sequence MRARLNNISTFVYLIIKTDNLNIMQADGQKGVDGGLLPDANGRDGDPSGQKESDGKWQKPRISRKSLMKCCLVKWIIASAAPQGSNDSADSDLELAMVRHQPEGLEQLQAQTKFTRKELQSLYRGFKNECPSGLVDEETFKSIYSQFFPQGDATTYAHFLFNAFDMDRNGSIRFEDFVIGLSVLLRGSVTEKLRWAFNLYDINKDGYITKEEMLAIMKSIYDMMGRYTFPCVKDDAAFEHVEKFFQKMDRNRDGVVTIDEFIETCQKDENIMSSMQLFENVI encoded by the exons GCAGATGGACAGAAGGGCGTCGATGGAGGTCTGCTGCCTGATGCCAACGGTCGGGACGGGGACCCCAGCGGGCAGAAGGAGAGCGACGGGAAGTGGCAGAAGCCGCGTATCTCCCGCAAGTCCCTCATGAAATGCTGTCTGGTCAAATGGATCATCGCCAGTGCGGCGCCCCAGGGCTCAA ATG ACAGCGCTGACAGTGATCTGGAGTTGGCCATGGTGCGGCATCAGCCGGAGGGCTTGGAGCAGCTCCAGGCTCAGACCAAGTTCACTAGGAAGGAGCTGCAGTCGCTCTACAGAGGCTTCAAAAAC GAGTGTCCAAGCGGATTGGTGGATGAGGAGACATTTAAATCGATCTATTCCCAGTTCTTCCCTCAAGGAG ATGCAACTACATACGCACACTTTCTTTTCAATGCTTTTGACATGGACCGAAATGGCTCGATACGTTTTGAG gACTTTGTAATCGGCTTGTCTGTTCTGCTTCGAGGTTCTGTGACAGAGAAACTGAGGTGGGCCTTTAACCTGTATGATATTAATAAAGACGGCTACATCACCAAAGAG GAAATGCTGGCTATCATGAAGTCCATCTATGACATGATGGGCAGGTACACCTTTCCTTGTGTAAAAGACGATGCTGCTTTTGAACACGTGGAGAAATTCTTCCAG AAAATGGACCGAAACAGAGATGGTGTCGTAACCATAGATGAGTTCATAGAGACCTGTCAGAAG GACGAGAACATTATGAGCTCCATGCAGCTGTTTGAGAATGTCATCTAG